The Natrinema salaciae genome contains a region encoding:
- the gatC gene encoding Asp-tRNA(Asn)/Glu-tRNA(Gln) amidotransferase subunit GatC, translating into MSDDAVSPEEVRHVAELARIDLDDDEVDRFTGQFADILEYFETLDEVPEVDRDADLANVMRPDEERASLDTEAALRNAPETEDGYFKGPNVS; encoded by the coding sequence ATGAGCGACGACGCCGTCAGTCCCGAGGAGGTCCGTCACGTCGCGGAGCTGGCTCGCATCGACCTCGACGACGACGAGGTCGACCGGTTCACCGGGCAGTTCGCGGACATCCTCGAGTACTTCGAGACGTTAGACGAGGTGCCGGAAGTCGATCGGGACGCCGACCTCGCGAACGTGATGCGACCGGACGAGGAGCGCGCCTCGCTCGACACCGAGGCGGCGCTGCGGAACGCGCCGGAAACCGAGGACGGCTACTTCAAAGGGCCGAACGTCTCGTGA
- a CDS encoding transcription initiation factor IIB translates to MTETPTRTQTDERHQTEPKTDPETPTETTREREQCPECDGRLVADDEHAETVCVDCGLVVEEAEIDRGPEWRAFDAAEKDEKSRVGAPTTNMMHDQGLSTTIGWQDKDAYGNSLGSRQRQKMQRLRTWNERFRTRNSRERNLKQALGEIDRMASALGLPENVRETASVIYRRALEDDLLPGRSIEGVATASLYAAARQAGTPRSLDEISAISRVEKNEIARTYRYVVRELGLEMEPADPVSYVPRFASDLELSDETELRARDLLATAKAEGIHSGKSPVGLAAAAVYAAALLTNEQVTQNDVSDVASISEVTIRNRYHELLEAEDGATS, encoded by the coding sequence ATGACTGAGACTCCCACTCGAACGCAGACCGACGAGCGACACCAGACCGAGCCGAAAACCGACCCCGAAACGCCGACCGAAACGACCCGCGAGCGAGAGCAGTGTCCGGAGTGTGACGGTCGGCTGGTCGCAGACGACGAACACGCGGAGACGGTCTGTGTCGACTGCGGCTTGGTCGTCGAGGAAGCCGAGATCGACCGCGGCCCCGAATGGCGCGCGTTCGACGCCGCCGAGAAAGACGAGAAGTCCCGCGTCGGTGCGCCGACGACGAACATGATGCACGACCAGGGGCTGTCGACGACCATCGGCTGGCAGGACAAGGACGCCTACGGGAACTCGCTGGGGTCGCGCCAGCGCCAGAAGATGCAGCGCCTGCGCACCTGGAACGAGCGCTTCCGGACCCGCAATTCCAGGGAACGCAACCTGAAACAGGCGCTGGGCGAGATCGACCGGATGGCCTCCGCGCTGGGGCTCCCCGAAAACGTCCGCGAGACCGCCAGCGTCATCTACCGCCGGGCACTCGAGGACGACCTCCTGCCGGGCCGCTCGATCGAAGGCGTCGCGACCGCGTCGCTGTACGCCGCCGCCCGTCAGGCCGGCACGCCGCGCAGCCTCGACGAAATCTCGGCCATCTCCCGCGTCGAGAAAAACGAGATCGCCCGCACCTACCGCTACGTGGTCCGCGAACTCGGCCTCGAGATGGAGCCGGCCGATCCGGTGAGCTACGTGCCGCGGTTCGCGAGCGACCTCGAGCTCTCCGACGAGACCGAACTGCGGGCGCGGGATCTGCTGGCGACGGCGAAAGCGGAGGGCATCCACAGCGGCAAGTCGCCGGTCGGCCTCGCGGCCGCCGCGGTCTACGCCGCCGCGCTCCTGACCAACGAACAGGTCACCCAGAACGACGTCAGCGACGTCGCCAGTATCTCCGAAGTCACCATCCGGAACCGGTACCACGAACTCCTCGAGGCCGAGGACGGAGCAACGAGCTGA
- the nirK gene encoding copper-containing nitrite reductase, which translates to MTQSNLNRRQVIQAIGATGALAVAGCLEGDTQENSGKTDETADEEGLPAAKAVDVDRIARDPTDIPAPVDWDEPREHDVTVRTERLTAEIEPGVTFEYMTFEGQVPGPMIRVRRGDRVNLTFEVPDDLNVAAHNMDFHAVYGPGGGADATTIGPGDDPAEISFTADYAGVFIYHCAIPNMDQHISSGMFGSILVEPEDGLPEVDNEYYLGQHEIYTDGDVGEEGHHSFDFDAMMAEEPTYVVFNGQAYGFTGNGVGPMEAETGETARVYFANGGPNLLSSLHPIGNVWSRYYRDGDLLSEPDQNIETAPVAPGTTTAAEMEFPVPGPVKIVDHALTRATRRGALAVVNVEGEPTRDVYDEDP; encoded by the coding sequence ATGACCCAATCCAATCTCAACCGACGGCAGGTAATACAGGCGATCGGGGCGACCGGCGCGCTGGCGGTGGCCGGCTGTCTCGAGGGCGACACGCAGGAGAACAGCGGTAAAACCGACGAGACGGCGGATGAGGAAGGACTGCCGGCGGCGAAGGCCGTCGACGTCGACCGGATCGCGCGGGATCCGACCGATATCCCAGCGCCGGTCGACTGGGACGAGCCACGCGAACACGACGTGACGGTGCGGACCGAGCGGCTGACCGCCGAGATCGAGCCGGGCGTCACGTTCGAGTACATGACCTTCGAGGGACAGGTGCCGGGGCCGATGATTCGGGTCCGCCGCGGCGACCGCGTCAACCTCACGTTCGAGGTCCCGGATGATCTGAACGTGGCCGCGCACAACATGGACTTCCACGCGGTCTACGGCCCCGGCGGCGGCGCCGACGCGACGACGATCGGGCCTGGCGACGATCCAGCGGAGATCAGCTTCACCGCCGACTACGCGGGGGTGTTCATCTATCACTGTGCGATCCCGAACATGGACCAGCACATCAGCAGCGGCATGTTCGGCTCGATCCTCGTCGAGCCCGAAGACGGCCTCCCCGAGGTCGACAACGAGTACTATCTCGGCCAACACGAGATCTACACCGACGGCGACGTCGGCGAGGAGGGCCACCACAGCTTCGACTTCGACGCCATGATGGCCGAAGAGCCCACGTACGTCGTGTTCAACGGCCAGGCCTACGGCTTCACCGGTAACGGCGTCGGGCCGATGGAAGCGGAAACCGGCGAGACCGCCCGAGTGTACTTCGCCAACGGCGGGCCGAACCTGCTGAGCTCGCTCCACCCAATCGGGAACGTCTGGAGCCGCTACTACCGCGACGGCGACCTCCTGAGCGAGCCCGACCAGAACATCGAAACCGCGCCCGTCGCGCCCGGGACGACCACCGCCGCCGAGATGGAGTTCCCGGTCCCTGGCCCGGTCAAGATCGTCGACCACGCACTGACGCGTGCGACCCGTCGGGGCGCACTGGCCGTCGTCAACGTCGAAGGCGAACCGACCCGAGACGTCTACGACGAAGATCCGTGA
- a CDS encoding alpha/beta fold hydrolase produces the protein MRPNPRATAAGSGVEVAVPSVELDSHRRTVNGVALHVVAAGDEADPLIVLLHGFPEFWYAWRAQIPTLVEAGYRVLVPDLRGYNLSEKPDGVRSYRVRESSRDVVDLIATENRDVAHVVGHDWGGMVAWDLGLRHPETVDRLAVVNAPHPTAYLQQLAANPEQLFRSLYAVFFQLPWLPEHVCRYGDYRILERGLRKTAAPGTFSGDDLARYRRAWGRDGALTGMLNWYRAAARYPPIPRTERVEVPTLIVWGENDNALVPQLAVDSADCCDESRLELLPETSHWVPHEAPARLTSLLLEHVDRE, from the coding sequence ATGAGACCGAATCCACGAGCGACGGCCGCTGGTTCCGGGGTCGAGGTCGCCGTTCCGTCGGTCGAATTGGATTCACATCGACGAACCGTCAACGGGGTCGCGTTGCACGTCGTCGCCGCCGGCGATGAAGCGGACCCGCTGATCGTCCTGCTGCATGGGTTTCCCGAGTTCTGGTACGCCTGGCGGGCACAGATTCCGACGCTCGTCGAGGCCGGGTACCGCGTACTGGTCCCCGACCTGCGCGGATACAACCTGAGCGAGAAACCCGACGGAGTGAGATCGTACCGGGTTCGCGAATCTTCTCGAGACGTCGTCGATCTGATCGCGACGGAGAACCGTGACGTCGCACACGTCGTCGGGCACGACTGGGGTGGCATGGTCGCCTGGGACCTCGGGCTCCGACACCCGGAGACGGTCGACCGGCTCGCCGTCGTCAACGCTCCGCACCCGACCGCCTATCTACAGCAGCTCGCCGCAAACCCCGAGCAACTGTTCCGGAGCCTGTACGCCGTCTTCTTTCAGCTTCCGTGGCTGCCCGAGCACGTCTGTCGATACGGCGACTACCGCATCCTCGAGCGAGGGCTTCGCAAAACGGCTGCACCGGGAACGTTTAGCGGAGACGACTTGGCTCGCTATCGTCGGGCCTGGGGTCGAGACGGGGCGCTCACCGGAATGCTCAACTGGTACCGTGCGGCGGCACGGTATCCGCCGATTCCGAGAACCGAACGGGTCGAGGTACCGACGCTGATCGTTTGGGGAGAAAACGACAACGCACTCGTCCCCCAGCTGGCCGTCGACAGTGCGGACTGTTGTGACGAGAGTCGACTCGAACTACTGCCGGAGACGAGCCACTGGGTGCCACACGAAGCACCGGCGCGGTTGACGTCGTTGCTCCTCGAGCACGTCGATCGTGAGTAA
- a CDS encoding heavy metal translocating P-type ATPase, whose amino-acid sequence MSSCSLCGLPIPDRPVTAADVEGIFCCRGCLEVSASLAEVDDLDRNAVVDRATEPDDRELPEGGEEAFLAIDGMHCSTCEGFVSLLGERAPGILTVEASYATDTARVVYDPDQLDESELPETLSGYGYEARFRDDDGETARADEELVQRLLAGGFLAMLVMPWYLFYLYPSYVGIETGILTVDATSPVGVYLPMAMIGVLTSGVLFYTGYPILRGAYVSLRVRQPNMDLLIAIAAVSAYAFSTVALAMGSTHLYYDVTVAVILIVSLGTSYERRVKHRATDLLADVTAARVREATRRTTEGTETVPVDRLAAGDEVLVRPGERVPIDGAVLEGTAAVDESVLTGESVPATKRPGDRVVGGSIVTDSALVLEVGEDAESTLDHIATLMWEIQSATPGVQRLTDRLATIFVPFVLTLALVVTGWRLAAGTGVGDAVLTGLTVLVVSCPCAMGLATPLAVASGLRDALTRGIVVANATVFESAPTVETVVFDKTGTLTAGEMTVLEVHGDDDAIDLAAAVERRSEHPVADAIVAQAAAERADRAETDARIASDGGRLESGTNGDSSAGLEVRDFERHPGEGVSATVEGAVPSAVGPDCADETRGGDRVVVGTPGLVERLIGPVPADLEAALDDARDRGRLPAVVGYDGQARAVAVVGDRTRAEWRDVLGSFADREVVVLTGDDAAATETFRDHPSVDRVFAGVPPDGKVETVRRLSGEGVTAMVGDGTNDAPALAAADVGIALGSGTARATDAADAVVTSSDLRAVRSVFDLADATRRRIRENVCWALLYNAVAIPLAAVGIINPLFAAVAMAASSAIVVVNSARPILDDDR is encoded by the coding sequence ATGAGTTCCTGCTCGCTCTGCGGGCTTCCGATTCCCGACCGACCGGTAACGGCGGCGGACGTAGAGGGAATCTTCTGCTGTCGCGGCTGTCTCGAGGTGAGCGCGAGCCTCGCGGAGGTCGACGACCTCGACCGAAACGCGGTCGTCGACCGTGCGACGGAACCGGACGATCGCGAGCTGCCCGAAGGGGGTGAGGAGGCGTTTCTCGCGATCGATGGGATGCACTGTTCGACCTGCGAGGGGTTCGTTTCCCTGCTTGGCGAACGAGCGCCCGGTATCCTGACGGTCGAGGCGAGTTACGCGACCGACACTGCCCGCGTCGTCTACGACCCCGACCAGTTGGACGAGTCTGAGCTCCCCGAGACGCTCTCAGGGTACGGTTACGAGGCCCGGTTCCGCGACGACGACGGCGAGACGGCCCGTGCCGACGAGGAATTGGTCCAGCGGCTGCTGGCCGGTGGGTTCCTGGCGATGCTCGTCATGCCGTGGTACCTGTTCTACCTCTACCCGAGCTACGTCGGGATCGAGACGGGAATTCTGACCGTCGACGCGACCTCGCCCGTCGGCGTCTACTTGCCGATGGCGATGATCGGTGTGTTGACGAGCGGCGTGTTGTTCTACACCGGCTATCCGATCCTGCGGGGGGCGTACGTCAGTCTGCGGGTCAGACAGCCGAACATGGATCTGTTGATCGCGATCGCGGCCGTCTCGGCGTACGCGTTCAGCACTGTCGCGCTAGCGATGGGGAGCACGCATCTCTACTACGACGTGACCGTCGCCGTGATCCTGATCGTCTCGCTCGGAACCTCCTACGAACGCCGGGTCAAGCACCGGGCGACCGACCTGCTCGCCGACGTGACCGCCGCACGGGTCCGCGAGGCAACTCGTCGAACGACGGAGGGGACGGAAACAGTCCCGGTCGATCGGCTCGCCGCGGGCGACGAGGTACTCGTCAGACCCGGTGAACGGGTTCCGATCGACGGCGCGGTCCTGGAGGGGACGGCGGCCGTCGACGAGTCCGTACTCACCGGCGAGTCGGTGCCGGCCACGAAGCGACCGGGGGATCGGGTGGTCGGCGGGTCGATCGTGACCGACAGCGCGCTCGTCCTCGAGGTCGGCGAGGACGCCGAGAGCACGCTCGACCACATCGCGACGCTCATGTGGGAGATCCAGAGCGCGACGCCGGGCGTCCAGCGGTTGACGGACAGGCTCGCAACGATCTTCGTTCCGTTCGTGCTGACGCTGGCGCTCGTCGTGACGGGCTGGCGTCTCGCCGCAGGAACGGGGGTGGGAGACGCGGTACTCACGGGGCTGACGGTGCTCGTGGTCTCCTGTCCCTGTGCGATGGGGCTGGCGACGCCGCTGGCGGTCGCCTCGGGTCTTCGCGACGCCCTGACGCGCGGGATCGTCGTCGCGAACGCGACAGTGTTCGAATCGGCACCGACCGTCGAGACGGTCGTCTTCGACAAGACGGGGACGCTGACGGCGGGCGAGATGACGGTCCTCGAGGTCCACGGAGACGACGACGCGATCGATCTCGCCGCGGCCGTCGAGCGCCGTTCGGAACACCCGGTCGCCGATGCCATCGTCGCCCAGGCCGCGGCCGAAAGAGCGGACAGAGCGGAGACGGACGCACGCATCGCGTCCGACGGCGGCCGCCTCGAGTCGGGGACGAACGGGGACTCGAGCGCTGGGCTCGAAGTCCGTGACTTCGAACGGCATCCCGGCGAGGGCGTCAGCGCGACGGTCGAGGGGGCGGTGCCGTCCGCCGTCGGCCCAGATTGCGCCGATGAGACGCGAGGCGGTGATCGGGTCGTCGTCGGCACGCCGGGGCTCGTCGAGCGGCTGATCGGCCCGGTGCCGGCCGACCTCGAGGCGGCGCTCGACGACGCTCGAGACCGGGGGCGACTCCCCGCGGTCGTCGGCTACGACGGCCAGGCGAGAGCCGTCGCCGTCGTTGGCGACCGGACGCGCGCCGAGTGGCGGGACGTCCTCGGGTCGTTCGCCGACCGAGAGGTGGTCGTGTTGACGGGCGACGACGCGGCCGCCACCGAGACGTTTCGAGACCATCCGTCGGTCGATCGCGTCTTCGCGGGCGTCCCGCCGGACGGGAAAGTCGAGACCGTCCGGCGGCTCTCCGGCGAGGGCGTGACCGCGATGGTCGGCGACGGAACGAACGACGCGCCCGCGCTGGCCGCGGCGGATGTCGGGATCGCCCTCGGCAGCGGGACTGCCCGCGCGACCGACGCGGCCGACGCGGTCGTCACCTCGAGTGACCTCCGCGCCGTCCGTTCGGTGTTCGATCTGGCGGACGCCACCCGGCGGCGTATCCGCGAGAACGTCTGCTGGGCGCTCCTGTACAACGCCGTCGCGATCCCTCTCGCCGCGGTAGGGATCATCAATCCCCTCTTCGCGGCCGTTGCGATGGCGGCCAGTAGCGCCATCGTCGTCGTCAACTCCGCGCGGCCGATACTCGACGACGACCGGTGA
- a CDS encoding aldo-keto reductase family protein, with product MPSHSDADATASPLESIKYLLGRAWRDLLSVYYANTPIWRLFKSAGLLFFGFFCWSASSLVLSYGIDWTILKYTRAYGFVLILWGPLTHAVIVPLVIRLRRTAEHPVVRTIARNGSKINLSVFLAIVLILGTAPISPMLLDFQSPLESDSDSDVDPDLSCTRSDGVVSCELSESEGIDSVVVTSGNRRLTRVEEPPFEFSVREDELEEVVGQTEFIVELRDEDDETLRRYRRSVSSVPEA from the coding sequence ATGCCATCACACTCCGACGCCGACGCGACCGCATCGCCGCTCGAGTCGATCAAGTACCTCCTCGGACGGGCATGGCGGGACTTGCTGAGCGTCTACTACGCGAACACGCCGATCTGGCGGCTATTCAAGAGCGCCGGATTGCTCTTCTTCGGGTTCTTCTGCTGGTCGGCCTCGAGTCTCGTCCTCTCCTACGGTATCGACTGGACGATTCTGAAGTACACGAGGGCCTACGGGTTCGTCCTCATCCTCTGGGGGCCGTTGACCCACGCCGTGATCGTCCCGCTCGTGATCCGGCTTCGACGGACCGCCGAGCACCCGGTGGTGCGGACGATCGCCCGGAACGGCTCGAAGATCAATCTCTCCGTCTTTCTGGCCATCGTCCTGATCCTCGGGACGGCCCCCATCTCCCCCATGCTGCTCGATTTCCAGTCGCCACTCGAGAGCGATTCGGACTCGGACGTCGATCCGGATCTCTCCTGTACCCGGTCGGATGGCGTCGTCTCCTGTGAACTCTCCGAGTCCGAGGGGATCGACAGCGTCGTCGTAACCAGCGGGAACCGTCGGCTCACGCGCGTCGAGGAGCCGCCGTTCGAGTTCTCCGTCCGCGAGGACGAACTCGAGGAGGTGGTCGGCCAGACGGAGTTCATCGTCGAACTCCGCGACGAGGACGACGAAACCCTGCGACGGTACCGTCGGTCCGTGTCGTCAGTTCCGGAGGCGTAG
- a CDS encoding cytochrome c oxidase subunit I, producing MAHTLDVLGLFDNEYRDDGFRTCSVTGLEVHRSVDNFVKLFGLTAVVALLFGGVFAVTVAMTRWEVVGLLEPADFYTHLSMHAWNLLIFWMVFMEIAILYVGGPMVLGRRLPITTVAKAGWTVMVGGAVLVNYAIWTTEPPNEAPLLTAYVPMPVSPLFYAGAIVFILGTVVAALPFFVTMWYEKRENPGKTLPLVSFAAFVTSIIAVEALVGGLFAFVPTLFWRLEMIEWWDAAWYRQMYWIIGHGTQQINLVAMIAVWYFLTHVVAGAEVVSEKVSRTAFILYLFFINLGAAHHLLSDPAVSTGWRLWNTSYAFYGATFASLIHAFAIPAGIEAGRRKRGKGGGLFGWLTSAPWSNPVFSSTIFSIILFGFLGGITGVMMGQLQLNMTWHNTFATVGHFHATVVLGTTVAFMGLVFFVIRTMFMRQYISERLASIQPFFYSAAMGIAVLMMMYVGILYGVPRRTAEVVENIPGTEFSLSAAAPLFAIFGIFALLAIAGGVLFVLVAVGSLVFGDRIENGDDNADLVADGGLGMAQDPDDPVHAYEMRGTFVLCLVFLAAFAITYLLNWYLLTQLWSIGA from the coding sequence ATGGCACACACGCTCGACGTTCTCGGCCTGTTCGACAACGAGTATCGCGACGACGGGTTCCGGACCTGTTCCGTGACGGGCCTCGAGGTCCACCGCTCCGTCGACAACTTCGTCAAACTGTTCGGACTCACGGCGGTCGTCGCCCTGCTGTTCGGCGGCGTCTTCGCCGTTACCGTCGCGATGACCCGCTGGGAAGTGGTCGGGTTGCTCGAGCCCGCCGACTTCTACACGCACCTCAGCATGCACGCGTGGAACCTGCTGATCTTCTGGATGGTGTTCATGGAGATCGCCATCCTCTACGTCGGCGGCCCGATGGTGCTCGGCAGACGGCTACCGATCACGACGGTCGCGAAGGCGGGATGGACCGTCATGGTTGGGGGAGCCGTACTGGTCAACTACGCCATCTGGACCACCGAACCACCCAACGAGGCACCGCTGTTGACCGCCTACGTCCCGATGCCCGTCTCACCGCTGTTCTACGCGGGTGCGATCGTCTTCATCCTGGGCACCGTCGTCGCGGCGCTGCCCTTTTTCGTCACGATGTGGTACGAGAAGCGCGAGAATCCGGGGAAGACGCTCCCGCTCGTCAGCTTCGCTGCGTTCGTCACGTCGATCATCGCCGTCGAGGCGCTGGTCGGCGGCCTGTTCGCCTTCGTCCCCACCCTGTTTTGGCGACTCGAGATGATCGAGTGGTGGGACGCGGCCTGGTACCGCCAGATGTACTGGATCATCGGCCACGGGACCCAGCAGATCAACCTCGTGGCGATGATCGCGGTCTGGTACTTCCTGACCCACGTCGTCGCCGGCGCGGAGGTCGTCAGCGAGAAGGTCTCGCGAACGGCTTTCATCCTCTATCTCTTTTTCATCAACCTCGGGGCGGCACACCACCTGCTCTCCGACCCCGCAGTGTCGACAGGCTGGCGGCTCTGGAACACGTCGTACGCGTTCTACGGGGCGACCTTCGCGAGTCTGATCCACGCGTTCGCCATCCCAGCGGGGATCGAGGCCGGGCGGCGCAAGCGCGGGAAAGGCGGCGGCCTGTTCGGCTGGTTGACGTCCGCGCCCTGGTCGAACCCGGTGTTCTCATCGACGATCTTCTCGATCATCCTCTTCGGATTCCTCGGGGGGATCACGGGCGTCATGATGGGACAGCTCCAACTCAACATGACCTGGCACAACACGTTCGCGACGGTCGGTCACTTCCACGCAACGGTCGTCCTCGGGACGACGGTCGCGTTCATGGGTCTGGTCTTCTTCGTGATCCGGACGATGTTCATGCGCCAGTACATCTCCGAACGGCTCGCGTCGATCCAGCCGTTCTTCTACTCGGCTGCGATGGGCATTGCCGTCCTGATGATGATGTACGTCGGCATTCTCTACGGCGTCCCGCGCCGAACCGCCGAGGTCGTCGAGAACATCCCCGGCACCGAGTTCAGCCTCTCGGCTGCGGCGCCGCTGTTCGCGATTTTCGGGATCTTCGCCCTCCTCGCGATCGCGGGCGGGGTACTCTTCGTCCTCGTGGCGGTCGGCTCGCTCGTCTTCGGCGACCGGATCGAGAACGGGGACGACAACGCAGATCTCGTCGCCGACGGTGGGCTCGGGATGGCTCAAGATCCGGACGATCCCGTCCACGCCTACGAAATGCGGGGCACGTTCGTCCTCTGTCTGGTCTTCCTCGCTGCGTTCGCGATAACCTATCTGCTGAACTGGTATCTGCTGACCCAGCTCTGGTCGATCGGCGCTTGA
- a CDS encoding cupredoxin domain-containing protein yields the protein MTSPIKPPDGNWWNQPVNRRESIWLGLGVGWSLVLFGWMSAWTRIGDQNPIGETFRIGGEEYRDKLNDYKERATETDDGLVPPDRDVYLQAMRFQWDGAPVVLETGTEYDIHLNSFDVQHGFSLRPEDALSKQINLQVLPGYEWVVPMTFDEPGTYHIICNEFCGQGHRSMHGTIVVEEG from the coding sequence ATGACGTCACCGATCAAACCCCCCGACGGAAACTGGTGGAATCAACCGGTCAACAGACGCGAATCCATCTGGCTCGGGCTCGGTGTCGGCTGGTCGCTCGTCCTCTTCGGCTGGATGAGCGCCTGGACGCGCATCGGCGACCAGAATCCCATCGGCGAAACGTTCCGGATCGGGGGTGAGGAGTACCGCGACAAGCTAAACGACTACAAGGAACGGGCGACCGAGACCGACGACGGGCTCGTCCCCCCGGATCGAGACGTGTACCTGCAGGCAATGCGCTTCCAGTGGGATGGCGCGCCGGTCGTGCTCGAGACAGGAACGGAGTACGACATTCACCTGAACTCTTTCGACGTCCAGCATGGCTTCTCCCTCCGGCCGGAGGATGCGCTCAGCAAACAGATCAATCTGCAGGTGCTGCCGGGCTACGAGTGGGTCGTCCCGATGACCTTCGACGAACCCGGGACCTACCACATCATCTGTAACGAGTTCTGCGGGCAGGGCCACAGGAGTATGCACGGCACGATCGTCGTGGAGGAGGGATAA
- a CDS encoding cytochrome c biogenesis CcdA family protein: MASGGLLGTMLFALGIGVATFFSPCAYALLPGYVGYYVAATGEETKPPLSGTLVRGLAAATGAMAVLGVLSLAAIAAGETVGRALPLLEYGVGIALIGLGLWVVFGGSGAVHVLLPERRSTVLGFGLFGAMYALAATACVLPLFLGLALRSLSMPPLETALVLGTYAFGFGTLTVAMTVATAFGFALGAGRIAGYVERVVRIAGVVLVVAGVGQLYVAAV, translated from the coding sequence GTGGCGAGCGGCGGACTGCTCGGCACTATGTTGTTCGCCCTCGGCATCGGCGTCGCCACGTTTTTTTCTCCGTGTGCGTACGCGCTGCTCCCGGGGTACGTCGGGTACTACGTCGCCGCGACCGGTGAAGAGACGAAACCTCCGCTGTCGGGAACGCTCGTCCGCGGACTCGCGGCAGCCACCGGCGCAATGGCCGTGCTCGGCGTCCTGTCGCTCGCCGCGATCGCGGCCGGCGAGACGGTCGGGCGAGCGCTGCCCCTGCTCGAGTACGGCGTCGGCATCGCACTGATCGGACTCGGTCTGTGGGTGGTCTTCGGTGGGAGCGGTGCCGTCCACGTCCTCCTGCCCGAGCGGCGCTCGACCGTCCTGGGGTTCGGCCTCTTCGGCGCGATGTACGCCCTCGCGGCGACGGCCTGCGTCCTGCCGCTGTTTCTGGGGCTCGCGCTCCGCTCGCTCAGTATGCCGCCGCTCGAGACGGCGCTGGTGCTGGGGACGTACGCGTTCGGGTTCGGCACCCTGACGGTCGCGATGACGGTCGCCACGGCGTTCGGGTTCGCCCTCGGGGCCGGTCGTATCGCGGGCTACGTCGAACGGGTCGTCCGCATCGCGGGCGTCGTACTGGTGGTTGCCGGCGTCGGCCAACTGTACGTCGCTGCGGTCTGA
- a CDS encoding TlpA family protein disulfide reductase, giving the protein MRRREVLAGAAGLAVLGGGAVAIGEWTPLESDTAIEPIELETIDAPGSDAGTAMVPERGRVTFVELFATWCTVCEGMMEPLADVHAEVGGDVQFVSATSEPVGNTVTREDVATWWRDHDGNWPVALDTDLELTEALDASGVPYAFVLDETNAVTWSGRGAKSADEIRTAIDASRGE; this is encoded by the coding sequence ATGCGCCGTCGCGAGGTACTCGCGGGTGCCGCCGGCCTCGCCGTCCTCGGCGGCGGCGCGGTCGCGATCGGCGAGTGGACCCCCCTCGAGAGCGACACGGCTATCGAACCGATCGAACTCGAGACGATCGACGCGCCGGGAAGCGACGCCGGCACTGCGATGGTTCCCGAACGCGGGCGGGTGACATTCGTCGAACTGTTCGCCACCTGGTGTACCGTTTGCGAGGGGATGATGGAGCCCCTCGCGGACGTCCACGCCGAGGTCGGCGGGGACGTACAGTTCGTCTCGGCGACGAGCGAGCCGGTCGGGAATACCGTCACCCGTGAAGACGTCGCGACCTGGTGGCGCGACCACGACGGGAACTGGCCCGTCGCCCTCGACACCGACCTCGAGTTGACGGAGGCGCTCGACGCCTCCGGCGTTCCCTACGCGTTCGTCCTCGACGAGACGAACGCCGTGACCTGGTCCGGTCGAGGGGCGAAATCCGCCGACGAGATCCGAACGGCGATCGACGCTTCGCGGGGTGAGTGA